One Vibrio campbellii CAIM 519 = NBRC 15631 = ATCC 25920 genomic window carries:
- a CDS encoding succinylglutamate desuccinylase/aspartoacylase family protein: protein MARSKKSKVFELLGHQVQPGQRLETEFEAAQLYTHSPLSIPVEIIHGKQEGPVLMVNAAIHGDELNGVEIVRQMINQLDPAKLKGTVIAVPIVNVFGFIHKSRYLPDRRDLNRCFPGSEKGALASRMAHGFFNNIAKRCDYILDLHTGAIHRTNLPQIRANLSNPETLRIAKAFATPVIVDSALRDGSLRSEAEKCDIPVLTYEAGEALRFDPLSISAGVLGVQRVMQAIGMLRASRKKLPEPIIAKSTSWVRASGNGILRTVVNLGDKVEEGETLAYISSPLGHDELELVAPKGGIVIGQQTLPLVNEGDAIFHIAYFKQDDEMVEQTVESYIEELTEFDVDQVTTGQIPLETQQ from the coding sequence ATGGCCAGAAGTAAAAAAAGCAAAGTATTTGAGCTGCTCGGGCACCAAGTACAACCAGGACAACGACTAGAAACCGAATTTGAAGCGGCACAGCTTTACACGCACTCGCCTCTTTCTATTCCTGTGGAAATTATCCACGGTAAACAGGAAGGCCCTGTTTTAATGGTAAATGCAGCGATCCATGGTGATGAGCTTAATGGCGTAGAGATCGTTCGTCAGATGATTAACCAATTGGATCCAGCCAAACTAAAGGGCACGGTGATTGCGGTTCCTATCGTAAACGTGTTCGGCTTTATCCATAAGTCGCGCTACCTTCCAGACCGTCGCGACTTAAACCGCTGCTTCCCAGGTAGTGAGAAAGGTGCGTTGGCATCACGTATGGCGCATGGTTTCTTCAATAACATCGCTAAACGTTGTGACTACATTTTGGATCTTCACACGGGTGCAATTCACCGTACTAACCTACCTCAAATTCGTGCGAACTTGAGCAACCCAGAAACACTGCGTATCGCAAAAGCGTTTGCAACACCAGTGATCGTTGACTCTGCTCTACGTGACGGTTCTCTGCGCAGTGAAGCTGAAAAGTGCGATATCCCTGTTTTAACGTATGAAGCAGGTGAAGCACTGCGCTTTGATCCACTGTCGATCAGCGCTGGTGTATTAGGTGTTCAACGTGTCATGCAAGCGATCGGCATGCTGCGCGCAAGCCGCAAAAAGCTACCAGAGCCAATCATTGCCAAATCCACCAGCTGGGTACGCGCATCTGGCAACGGCATCCTACGCACTGTCGTGAACTTAGGTGATAAAGTAGAAGAAGGCGAAACGCTCGCTTACATCAGCTCACCGCTTGGCCATGACGAACTAGAGCTGGTTGCACCAAAAGGCGGTATCGTGATCGGTCAGCAAACACTGCCTCTAGTTAACGAAGGTGATGCTATTTTCCATATCGCTTACTTCAAGCAAGACGACGAGATGGTTGAGCAGACGGTAGAGAGCTATATTGAAGAGCTAACTGAGTTTGATGTCGACCAAGTGACCACTGGCCAAATACCGCTAGAAACTCAGCAATAA
- a CDS encoding DUF3332 domain-containing protein, translating to MKKAIAKIGALTAVAVSLSGCVGSNAVTGYVMGFNLKAVDNRYARGGLNMLMAPVYGVAIAADYIVFNSLEFWTGKNPLNGKPHIFDKKMDTYIDVNHQLDKSLTTAPVGPITNNRVIEQGQMQQIDENTVQMDITYNNGEKATLMGVREGEFVTYYIDGEVVAKTSIDELASYAQTRA from the coding sequence ATGAAAAAGGCGATCGCTAAAATTGGCGCACTGACTGCAGTAGCAGTTTCTCTTTCTGGCTGTGTAGGCAGTAACGCAGTAACGGGTTACGTTATGGGCTTCAACTTGAAAGCCGTTGATAACCGTTACGCTCGTGGTGGTCTAAACATGCTAATGGCGCCAGTTTACGGTGTTGCGATTGCGGCTGACTACATTGTGTTCAACTCGCTAGAGTTCTGGACTGGTAAAAACCCGCTAAACGGTAAGCCACACATCTTTGATAAGAAGATGGACACTTACATCGACGTAAACCACCAGTTAGATAAGTCTCTAACGACAGCTCCTGTTGGTCCTATTACGAATAACCGTGTTATCGAACAAGGTCAAATGCAACAGATCGACGAAAACACAGTTCAAATGGACATCACTTACAACAACGGTGAAAAAGCGACACTAATGGGTGTTCGTGAAGGTGAGTTTGTTACTTACTACATCGATGGTGAAGTTGTTGCTAAGACTTCTATAGATGAGCTAGCGTCATACGCGCAAACTCGTGCATAA
- a CDS encoding aminoacyl-histidine dipeptidase produces the protein MSEFHSEISTLSPAPLWQFFDKICSIPHPSKHEEALAQYIVTWATEQGFDVRRDPTGNVFIKKPATPGMENKKGVVLQAHIDMVPQKNEDTDHDFTKDPIQPYIDGEWVTAKGTTLGADNGIGMASCLAVLASTEIKHGPIEVLLTIDEEAGMTGAFGLEKGWLEGDILLNTDSEQEGEVYMGCAGGIDGAMTFNITRDAIPAGFVTRQLTLKGLKGGHSGCDIHTGRGNANKLIGRFLAGHAQELDLRLVEFRGGSLRNAIPREAFVTVALPAENQDKLAELFNYYTDLLKTELGKVETDIVTFNEEFATDAQVFAVADQQRFIAALNACPNGVMRMSDEVEGVVETSLNVGVITTEENKVTVLCLIRSLIDSGRSQVEGMLQSVAELAGAQIEFSGAYPGWKPDADSEIMAIFRDMYEGIYGHKPNIMVIHAGLECGLFKEPYPNMDMVSFGPTIKFPHSPDEKVKIDTVQLFWDQMVALLEAIPKKA, from the coding sequence GTGTCTGAATTCCATTCTGAAATCAGTACCTTATCACCTGCTCCACTTTGGCAGTTTTTCGATAAGATTTGTTCAATCCCTCACCCTTCTAAACATGAAGAAGCACTAGCACAGTACATTGTTACTTGGGCGACAGAGCAGGGTTTTGACGTACGCCGCGATCCAACTGGCAACGTGTTCATTAAGAAACCAGCAACGCCGGGCATGGAAAACAAAAAAGGCGTGGTTCTTCAAGCGCACATCGACATGGTGCCGCAAAAGAATGAAGATACTGATCACGACTTCACAAAAGATCCTATCCAGCCATACATCGATGGCGAATGGGTAACCGCAAAAGGCACAACACTTGGTGCGGACAACGGCATCGGTATGGCTTCTTGTCTTGCAGTTCTTGCTTCTACTGAAATCAAACACGGCCCTATTGAAGTGCTGCTAACGATTGATGAAGAAGCAGGCATGACTGGCGCATTTGGCCTTGAAAAAGGTTGGTTAGAAGGCGACATCCTTCTAAACACGGATTCAGAGCAAGAAGGCGAAGTCTACATGGGTTGTGCTGGCGGTATCGACGGCGCAATGACATTCAACATCACTCGCGATGCCATTCCAGCAGGCTTTGTTACTCGTCAGCTAACGTTGAAAGGCCTTAAAGGTGGTCACTCTGGTTGTGATATCCACACAGGTCGTGGCAACGCAAACAAACTGATTGGTCGTTTCCTTGCTGGTCACGCACAAGAGTTGGATCTTCGCCTTGTCGAGTTCCGTGGTGGTAGCCTACGTAACGCTATTCCTCGTGAAGCATTCGTTACGGTTGCTCTACCAGCAGAAAACCAAGATAAGTTAGCGGAATTGTTCAACTACTACACTGATCTACTAAAAACTGAGCTTGGTAAAGTTGAAACTGACATTGTGACTTTCAATGAAGAGTTCGCGACTGACGCACAAGTATTTGCAGTAGCAGATCAACAACGTTTCATCGCGGCGCTTAACGCGTGTCCAAACGGCGTAATGCGCATGAGTGACGAAGTTGAAGGTGTGGTTGAAACGTCACTTAACGTTGGCGTTATAACAACAGAAGAGAACAAAGTAACCGTACTTTGCCTAATTCGCTCACTGATCGACTCAGGTCGTAGTCAAGTTGAAGGCATGCTGCAGTCTGTGGCTGAACTTGCAGGCGCGCAAATTGAATTCTCTGGTGCTTACCCAGGTTGGAAACCAGATGCAGATTCTGAAATCATGGCTATCTTCCGTGATATGTACGAAGGCATCTACGGTCACAAACCAAACATCATGGTTATTCACGCAGGTCTTGAGTGTGGTCTATTCAAGGAACCTTACCCGAACATGGATATGGTTTCTTTCGGTCCAACCATCAAGTTCCCGCACTCTCCAGATGAGAAAGTGAAGATTGATACCGTTCAGCTGTTCTGGGATCAAATGGTTGCACTTCTAGAAGCGATTCCAAAAAAAGCGTAA
- a CDS encoding NCS2 family permease, which yields MLERLFKLSENGTNVRTEIIAGITTFLTMAYIIFVNPAILADTGMDRGAVFVATCLAAAIGCFIMGLVANYPIAQAPGMGLNAFFTYSVVLGMGYTWQLALAAVFVSGLLFIVLSVFKIREWIINSIPLSLRTGISAGIGLFLAFIALKNAGIVVDNPATLVSMGNITSLQSVLAAIGFFMTIALVHRGVKGAVMIAILGVTILGLIFGDVQWGGIMSTPPSIAPTFMQLDFSGLFEVGMISVVFAFLFVDLFDTAGTLVGVSQKAGLTDENGNIPRLNKALLADSTATSVGALLGTSNTTSYIESVSGVAAGGRTGLTAVVVGVLFLLALLFSPLAGMIPAYATSGALFYVAILMLSGLVGIDWRDLTEAAPVVVTCLVMPLTFSIAEGITLGFIAYAAIKLFSGKGREVSMSVWVMSAIFIAKYILG from the coding sequence ATGCTCGAAAGGCTCTTTAAACTTAGTGAAAATGGCACCAACGTGCGCACTGAGATCATCGCAGGTATCACTACCTTCCTAACTATGGCTTACATCATCTTTGTAAACCCAGCTATCCTTGCAGATACTGGTATGGATCGTGGTGCCGTGTTCGTTGCGACGTGTCTTGCTGCAGCTATTGGCTGTTTCATCATGGGCTTAGTAGCAAACTACCCAATCGCTCAGGCTCCAGGTATGGGTCTAAACGCGTTCTTTACCTACTCTGTTGTGTTGGGTATGGGCTATACGTGGCAATTAGCGCTAGCGGCCGTGTTTGTGTCTGGTTTGTTATTCATTGTCTTGAGTGTGTTCAAAATCCGTGAGTGGATCATCAACTCCATTCCGCTTTCTCTTCGTACAGGTATCTCTGCCGGTATCGGTCTTTTCCTCGCGTTCATCGCACTGAAAAACGCAGGCATCGTAGTAGATAACCCAGCAACGCTAGTTTCAATGGGTAACATTACGTCATTGCAATCGGTACTTGCTGCGATTGGCTTTTTCATGACGATTGCATTGGTTCACCGTGGTGTGAAAGGTGCGGTTATGATTGCTATCTTAGGTGTGACAATTCTTGGCCTTATCTTCGGTGACGTTCAGTGGGGCGGTATCATGTCGACTCCACCAAGCATTGCACCAACCTTCATGCAGCTAGACTTCTCAGGTCTGTTTGAAGTTGGCATGATCTCGGTAGTATTTGCTTTCCTATTCGTTGACTTGTTCGACACTGCAGGCACGCTAGTTGGCGTTTCGCAAAAAGCAGGCCTAACTGATGAAAACGGCAACATTCCTCGTCTAAACAAAGCGCTACTTGCGGACTCAACTGCAACGTCAGTGGGTGCGCTACTAGGTACATCAAACACCACTTCATACATCGAGAGTGTTTCTGGTGTTGCAGCTGGTGGCCGTACAGGTCTCACGGCTGTGGTTGTTGGTGTATTGTTCCTTCTAGCTCTATTGTTCTCGCCACTAGCGGGTATGATTCCAGCCTACGCAACGTCTGGTGCGCTATTCTACGTAGCAATCCTTATGCTTTCTGGCCTTGTGGGTATTGACTGGCGTGACCTAACAGAAGCAGCGCCAGTAGTAGTAACGTGCTTGGTAATGCCTCTGACTTTCTCGATTGCAGAAGGTATCACGCTAGGTTTCATTGCTTACGCTGCGATTAAGTTGTTCAGTGGTAAAGGCCGTGAAGTGTCGATGAGCGTGTGGGTGATGTCTGCAATCTTCATCGCGAAGTACATTCTGGGCTAA
- the tet(34) gene encoding oxytetracycline resistance phosphoribosyltransferase domain-containing protein Tet(34) gives MSKKFIITWDAMQSYCRELAEKQMPAEQWKGIWAVSRGGLVPGAILARELGIRHVDTICISSYDHDHQRDMTVVKAPEGDGEGFLIVEDLVDSGDTARKLREMYPKAKLIAVCAKPAGVELLDDYVVDIAQDTWIEQPWDMSIQFVEPVNRKQK, from the coding sequence ATGAGTAAAAAATTCATTATCACTTGGGATGCGATGCAGTCTTACTGCCGTGAACTGGCTGAGAAGCAAATGCCAGCTGAGCAATGGAAAGGTATTTGGGCGGTAAGCCGTGGTGGTCTAGTTCCTGGTGCAATCCTAGCGCGTGAACTGGGTATTCGTCACGTTGATACTATTTGTATCTCTAGCTACGACCACGATCACCAGCGTGATATGACAGTAGTTAAAGCACCAGAAGGTGACGGCGAAGGTTTCCTAATCGTTGAAGACCTAGTAGATAGCGGTGACACAGCACGCAAGCTACGTGAAATGTACCCGAAAGCGAAGCTTATCGCAGTATGTGCTAAGCCTGCAGGTGTTGAGCTACTAGACGATTACGTAGTAGATATCGCTCAAGACACTTGGATCGAGCAACCTTGGGATATGTCTATCCAGTTTGTTGAGCCAGTGAATCGCAAACAAAAATAA
- the frsA gene encoding esterase FrsA — MSEDVSKNLSETLFVKHKQAKETSALTQYMPTSQKILDEREEHGERAWYRHLRRLQWAWQGVSPIEMEAVIAKIASSKHSRTEDKWLDTVMGYHSGNWAFEWIKLGMEHQRRSNEMKGEEAADELFTASLCFSIAGYPHLKNDNLATQAQVLANKAYTEGSEKTQYVIKQIEIPYQKRKIIANLHLPRTDKQLPVVMVSAGLDSLQTDMWRLFRNHLAPKDIAMLTIDMPSVGHSSHWPLTENSSCLHQAVLNELFSLPWVDHHKVGLIGFRFGGNAMIRLSFVEQEKIKACVALGAPVHDVFTSPKKLQQMPKMYLDLLASRLGKNAVDINSMAGQMMAWSLKVQGFLTSRKTKVPILALSLEGDPVSPHSDNQLVALFSQYGQAKKISSKTITKGYEQSLDLAIKWLEEELLR; from the coding sequence ATGTCAGAAGACGTCAGTAAAAACCTTTCCGAAACTTTGTTCGTGAAACACAAGCAAGCGAAAGAAACCTCTGCACTTACTCAATACATGCCGACCAGCCAAAAAATTCTTGATGAGCGAGAAGAACATGGCGAGCGTGCTTGGTATCGTCATTTGAGACGTCTTCAATGGGCGTGGCAAGGGGTATCACCGATCGAAATGGAAGCGGTGATCGCTAAAATTGCATCATCGAAGCACTCTCGCACCGAAGATAAGTGGCTTGATACTGTTATGGGATACCACAGTGGTAACTGGGCATTTGAGTGGATCAAGCTGGGTATGGAGCACCAACGTCGCTCGAATGAGATGAAAGGTGAAGAGGCGGCAGATGAGCTGTTTACCGCTTCATTATGTTTCAGTATCGCTGGCTATCCGCACTTGAAAAACGACAACTTGGCGACGCAAGCGCAAGTACTCGCGAACAAAGCCTACACCGAAGGTTCTGAGAAAACGCAATATGTGATCAAGCAGATTGAGATTCCCTACCAGAAGCGCAAGATCATCGCGAACTTGCATCTGCCACGCACCGACAAACAGTTACCGGTCGTGATGGTGAGTGCGGGCTTGGACAGTTTACAAACGGATATGTGGCGTTTGTTCCGCAATCACCTTGCGCCAAAAGACATTGCGATGTTGACCATTGATATGCCTTCGGTTGGTCACAGCTCGCATTGGCCTTTGACGGAAAACTCCAGTTGCCTTCACCAAGCGGTTTTGAATGAGCTGTTCTCACTGCCTTGGGTTGATCATCATAAGGTAGGTTTGATTGGTTTCCGCTTTGGTGGCAATGCCATGATTCGTCTTTCTTTCGTTGAGCAAGAGAAGATCAAAGCGTGTGTTGCTTTAGGTGCGCCAGTGCATGATGTGTTTACTTCTCCGAAGAAGTTGCAGCAAATGCCGAAGATGTATCTAGATTTACTCGCTTCTCGCTTAGGTAAAAATGCTGTCGACATCAATAGCATGGCAGGCCAAATGATGGCGTGGTCTTTGAAGGTGCAAGGCTTCCTGACCAGCCGTAAAACCAAGGTGCCTATTCTCGCCTTGAGCCTAGAAGGTGACCCAGTTTCTCCTCATAGTGACAACCAACTTGTTGCACTGTTTAGCCAGTATGGACAGGCGAAGAAAATCAGTTCCAAGACAATTACAAAAGGGTATGAGCAATCCCTCGATTTAGCCATAAAGTGGTTGGAGGAGGAATTATTAAGGTGA
- the crl gene encoding sigma factor-binding protein Crl, with the protein MSETTQGPTHFRLMSKLKAIGPYLREPQSQEGHYYFDCLSVCVDDKKSPEKREFWGWWMDLESIEGGFTAKYHIGKYNKEGDWTSEPLPAKVTEEVYLTQSTFHQKLIDTVAEHFKLEVEYHTESFDFA; encoded by the coding sequence ATGTCAGAGACGACACAGGGACCGACTCACTTTCGCTTGATGTCAAAGTTGAAGGCAATAGGTCCATACCTGCGCGAACCACAATCACAAGAAGGTCACTACTATTTTGACTGTTTATCAGTCTGTGTAGACGATAAAAAGTCACCTGAAAAACGTGAATTTTGGGGCTGGTGGATGGACTTGGAGTCCATCGAAGGTGGCTTTACGGCAAAATACCATATTGGTAAATACAACAAAGAAGGGGACTGGACTTCAGAACCACTACCCGCCAAGGTGACGGAAGAAGTGTACCTGACGCAGAGTACCTTCCACCAGAAGCTGATAGACACAGTAGCTGAGCATTTCAAACTGGAAGTTGAATATCACACTGAATCGTTTGATTTCGCCTAA
- the proB gene encoding glutamate 5-kinase: MTTNQQNAVVSQPQTVVVKLGTSVLTGGTLALNRAHMVELARQCAELKKQGHSVVMVSSGAIAAGREHLGYPALPNEMASKQLLAAVGQSRLIQTWESLFGIYGIKIGQMLLTRADLDDRERFLNARDTINALVANDIIPIVNENDAVATNEIKVGDNDNLSALVGILCGADKLLLLTDQKGLFTADPRKDPNAELIKEVKTIDDTLRKIAGGSGTTLGTGGMATKLQAADIARRAGIEVIIAAGSAPNVIFDSLSSEPQGTRFLPCEEALENRKRWILAGPAASGDIIVDDGAVNAVVGKGSSLLAKGVIKVSGDFARGEVARVTNSHGKLVARGISAYSSEDLAKIAGKHSKDIISILGHDYGSEVIHRDDLVVIQE; encoded by the coding sequence ATGACAACGAATCAACAGAATGCAGTTGTTTCGCAACCACAGACCGTCGTTGTGAAACTGGGTACAAGTGTGCTGACAGGCGGCACTTTGGCGTTAAACCGTGCTCATATGGTAGAGCTGGCTCGTCAATGTGCTGAGCTAAAAAAACAAGGCCATTCAGTAGTAATGGTTTCGTCTGGTGCGATTGCAGCAGGCCGTGAGCATCTTGGATACCCCGCACTGCCCAACGAGATGGCGAGCAAACAGTTGCTTGCTGCTGTGGGCCAGAGCCGTTTGATTCAAACATGGGAGTCTTTGTTTGGCATTTATGGCATCAAAATTGGTCAGATGCTGCTAACTCGTGCGGATTTGGACGATCGCGAGCGTTTCCTAAATGCGCGTGACACCATCAATGCTCTGGTTGCAAACGACATTATTCCTATCGTGAACGAAAACGATGCAGTAGCAACCAACGAGATCAAAGTTGGTGACAACGATAACTTGTCTGCTTTGGTGGGGATTTTGTGTGGTGCAGACAAATTACTGCTGCTAACAGATCAAAAAGGTTTGTTTACCGCAGACCCTCGTAAAGATCCAAATGCCGAACTGATCAAAGAAGTGAAAACCATCGATGATACTTTGCGTAAGATTGCGGGTGGTAGCGGCACAACGCTAGGTACTGGCGGCATGGCAACCAAGCTTCAGGCGGCAGACATCGCTCGACGTGCAGGCATTGAGGTGATTATCGCAGCAGGTAGTGCACCAAATGTTATCTTTGACTCATTGAGCTCAGAGCCACAAGGCACGCGTTTCCTTCCTTGTGAAGAAGCGCTAGAAAACCGTAAACGCTGGATATTAGCGGGCCCTGCGGCATCTGGTGACATCATTGTCGACGATGGTGCAGTGAATGCGGTTGTTGGCAAAGGTAGCAGCTTGCTTGCAAAAGGCGTTATTAAGGTAAGCGGTGACTTTGCTCGTGGCGAAGTGGCACGCGTAACAAACTCTCACGGCAAACTGGTTGCTCGTGGTATCAGCGCCTACTCAAGTGAAGACCTCGCGAAAATCGCCGGTAAGCACAGTAAAGATATCATCTCTATTTTGGGTCATGACTACGGCTCAGAAGTGATTCATCGCGATGATCTTGTCGTCATCCAAGAATAG
- a CDS encoding glutamate-5-semialdehyde dehydrogenase — MDLTNMGKAAKDAAFELATASTAQKNQALAIIADELEANAATILAANAKDIELGCEAGLTEALLDRLLLNEERLTGIANDVRNVISLNDPVGSEIDSKVLENGMSLSRRRVPLGVVGVIYEARPNVTIDIAALCLKTGNASILRGGKETFFSNMELVKVIQSALAKANLPAASVQYIEKPDRELVSQLLKLDDYVDMIIPRGGAGLHKMCKENSTIPVIIGGFGISHIFVDESADLEKSLNVVENSKVQRPSACNSLDTLLVHEKVAAQFLAMIVERMNDKVTFVAEPKAKALMAQAKQIRDAGEGDFDTEWLSYTLGVKVVADVKEAINHMRVHNASHSDAIMTNSLENSELFINSVGSAAVYVNAATRFTDGAQFGLGAEVAVSTQKLHARGPMGLEELTSYKWVGKANYLARS; from the coding sequence GTGGATTTAACGAATATGGGTAAAGCTGCCAAAGATGCAGCTTTCGAATTGGCGACAGCGTCAACCGCACAAAAGAACCAAGCACTAGCGATCATTGCTGATGAGCTAGAAGCTAACGCAGCAACTATTTTGGCTGCAAACGCAAAAGACATCGAACTGGGCTGCGAAGCGGGTCTAACCGAAGCTCTACTTGACCGACTTCTATTGAACGAAGAGCGTCTAACAGGCATTGCCAATGACGTGCGTAACGTAATCAGTCTAAATGACCCTGTGGGCAGCGAGATTGACAGCAAAGTGCTAGAAAACGGCATGTCTCTGTCTCGTCGTCGCGTACCACTTGGTGTGGTTGGCGTGATTTACGAAGCGCGTCCAAACGTAACCATCGATATTGCTGCACTGTGTCTAAAAACAGGTAACGCAAGCATCCTTCGTGGTGGCAAAGAGACGTTCTTTTCTAATATGGAATTGGTAAAGGTTATTCAATCTGCGCTGGCGAAAGCTAACTTGCCAGCGGCTTCTGTTCAATACATTGAAAAGCCAGACCGCGAGTTGGTTTCTCAACTGCTAAAACTAGACGATTACGTCGATATGATCATTCCACGTGGTGGCGCTGGTCTACACAAAATGTGTAAAGAGAACAGCACCATTCCAGTGATCATTGGTGGTTTTGGGATTAGCCACATCTTTGTTGATGAGTCTGCGGATCTAGAAAAATCATTGAATGTTGTTGAGAACTCAAAAGTTCAACGTCCTTCAGCATGTAACTCGTTAGATACTCTGCTTGTTCATGAAAAAGTGGCAGCGCAATTCCTAGCAATGATTGTAGAACGCATGAACGACAAAGTGACCTTCGTTGCGGAGCCAAAAGCAAAAGCGCTCATGGCGCAAGCAAAGCAAATTCGTGATGCGGGTGAAGGCGATTTTGATACGGAATGGCTAAGTTACACGCTTGGTGTAAAAGTGGTTGCTGATGTGAAAGAAGCGATCAATCACATGCGTGTTCACAACGCGAGTCACTCAGATGCGATCATGACTAACAGCCTAGAAAACTCAGAGTTGTTCATCAACTCAGTGGGTTCTGCCGCAGTCTACGTCAATGCGGCAACACGCTTTACGGATGGTGCTCAGTTTGGTCTTGGTGCAGAAGTAGCGGTATCCACTCAGAAACTGCATGCACGTGGTCCTATGGGCTTGGAAGAGCTAACCAGCTACAAATGGGTTGGTAAAGCAAACTACCTAGCACGCAGTTAA
- the nrdR gene encoding transcriptional regulator NrdR — translation MHCPFCSENDTKVIDSRLVADGHQVRRRRQCLACSERFTTFETAELVMPKVIKSNGNREPFDEDKMVGGIQRALEKRPVSADSIELAISMIKSQLRATGEREVPSEMIGNLVMDQLKELDKVAYIRFASVYRSFEDIREFGEEIARLED, via the coding sequence ATGCATTGTCCTTTTTGTTCTGAGAACGATACAAAAGTAATTGATTCCCGCTTAGTTGCGGACGGCCATCAGGTTCGTCGTCGTCGCCAGTGTCTTGCATGTAGCGAACGTTTTACTACGTTTGAAACGGCAGAGTTGGTGATGCCGAAAGTGATTAAGTCAAACGGTAACCGCGAACCCTTCGATGAAGACAAGATGGTCGGTGGTATACAGCGTGCCCTAGAAAAACGTCCAGTGAGTGCCGATTCTATCGAGCTAGCGATTAGCATGATTAAGTCACAACTACGTGCCACTGGTGAGCGTGAAGTACCTAGCGAGATGATTGGTAATCTAGTTATGGACCAATTAAAAGAGCTGGATAAAGTCGCTTATATCCGTTTCGCATCGGTTTACCGCAGCTTTGAAGACATCCGTGAATTTGGCGAAGAAATTGCACGTCTAGAAGACTGA
- the ribD gene encoding bifunctional diaminohydroxyphosphoribosylaminopyrimidine deaminase/5-amino-6-(5-phosphoribosylamino)uracil reductase RibD, with amino-acid sequence MAQHNTSSPFTSQDFEMMSRALMLAKRGIYTTAPNPNVGCVIVRDGEIVGEGHHHRAGEPHAEVHAMRMAGDKTQGATAYVTLEPCSHYGRTPPCAEGLIKAKVARVVCAMEDPNPKVAGRGFQMLRDAGVEVQVGLLESEAIELNKGFIKFMQTGMPYIQLKMAASLDGQSALSNGQSQWITSPKARQDVQRYRALSGGILSTSKTVIDDNASLNVRWEDLPKSVQTQYPQEDVRQPPRVIFDRQSQLSDDLKLFNTDGERIIVSQGGDMVPELGENGQIDLAATLRNVASGHHINHLWVEAGATLASSLIKANLVDELIVYLAPKLMGSDGRGLIGALGLTEMAQVIDLTITDVRMVGVDIRITATVKRNQS; translated from the coding sequence ATGGCTCAACACAACACTTCTTCACCATTTACCTCTCAAGATTTCGAAATGATGTCGCGTGCGCTCATGCTGGCGAAACGCGGCATTTATACGACGGCTCCGAATCCTAATGTAGGCTGTGTTATTGTCCGTGACGGTGAGATAGTTGGCGAAGGTCATCATCACCGTGCAGGCGAGCCTCATGCCGAAGTCCACGCCATGCGTATGGCGGGGGATAAAACCCAAGGTGCGACAGCTTACGTAACGTTGGAGCCTTGTTCTCACTATGGCCGCACGCCACCTTGTGCTGAAGGACTCATCAAAGCCAAAGTCGCGCGCGTTGTCTGTGCGATGGAAGATCCCAACCCGAAAGTCGCTGGGCGCGGTTTTCAAATGCTGCGTGATGCAGGGGTAGAAGTTCAGGTCGGCTTGTTAGAAAGCGAAGCTATTGAACTGAACAAAGGCTTCATCAAATTCATGCAAACGGGCATGCCATACATTCAGTTGAAAATGGCGGCCAGTTTAGACGGACAAAGCGCACTCAGTAATGGTCAAAGCCAATGGATCACCTCCCCAAAGGCTCGCCAGGATGTACAGCGTTATCGTGCATTGAGCGGTGGGATTCTCTCAACCAGCAAAACCGTGATTGATGACAATGCGTCATTGAACGTTCGCTGGGAGGATTTGCCAAAAAGCGTGCAAACGCAATATCCCCAAGAGGATGTCCGTCAGCCTCCGCGCGTTATTTTCGATCGCCAGTCTCAACTTAGTGATGATCTAAAGCTATTCAATACTGATGGTGAGCGTATCATTGTCAGCCAAGGTGGCGATATGGTCCCTGAACTGGGTGAAAACGGCCAAATTGACTTAGCGGCGACACTAAGAAATGTAGCAAGCGGACACCATATCAATCACTTGTGGGTCGAGGCTGGAGCGACGCTCGCGAGTTCGTTAATCAAAGCTAACCTTGTAGATGAACTGATTGTTTATCTTGCACCCAAATTGATGGGCAGCGATGGACGAGGCTTGATTGGTGCACTTGGGTTAACTGAGATGGCCCAAGTTATCGATTTAACTATTACCGATGTTCGAATGGTGGGTGTGGATATTCGCATTACCGCAACCGTCAAACGCAACCAAAGCTAG